In Dermacentor silvarum isolate Dsil-2018 chromosome 2, BIME_Dsil_1.4, whole genome shotgun sequence, the following proteins share a genomic window:
- the LOC119440942 gene encoding cytochrome b-c1 complex subunit 6, mitochondrial, translating into MDKKAKKEAASSDEGLVDPLDTLRAECRAKDKCVAYNQKLDECNARVRSRSQTLESCTEELFDFLHCVDHCASKDVFKHLK; encoded by the coding sequence ATGGACAAAAAGGCGAAGAAGGAAGCGGCCTCCTCCGACGAAGGCCTGGTGGACCCGCTGGACACGCTACGAGCCGAATGCCGCGCCAAGGACAAGTGCGTCGCCTACAACCAGAAGCTGGACGAGTGCAACGCGCGCGTCCGCAGTCGCTCGCAGACGCTCGAGTCGTGCACCGAGGAACTGTTCGATTTCCTGCACTGCGTCGACCATTGTGCCTCCAAGGATGTCTTCAAGCACCTCAAGTAG